In the Caldivirga sp. genome, CCACTCCTCAACTTGTGTAGGAGGACTGCGGCGAAGGCTTCACTTAACTTAACCATGGAGGGGCATTACTGGGTTAACCCCACTAACCCTAATTAGGGTGCCTTAGGTTTTAATCCATGGCCACTGCGCCTGTGGCTAGGGTGCGTACGGTTGATTGGCTTGATAAGATGCTTAACGGTGGGTTACCTAAGGGTACTTGGACAGTGATCACTGGGGGGCCTGGTGTGGGTAAGAGTGTTTTAACAATACTCATTGCTGGGGGTAACCTTAAGACCATGCCCATCATCTACGTAACCACTGAGTCAAGCTTCCGCGACGTGGTTAGGCAGGCTGGGTTATTTGGGTTGGACCTCGGTAATGCGGTAAGCCTCCACGATATCCTCACGGGTAAGGCTAATGCAGGGGAATCAAACATGATAGTCATTGACCTATTCTCCCTATACAGGCAGTACCGTGAATTAATAAGGGGGGAGGGGGGCCGTAAGCCATCTAGGGCGTTGAGTATTGAGGTCCTGAAGAGCGCCGTATCAAGGGCCCTTGAGGAGTTAGGACTCCTTGAGGGGAATGGTAGGATTACGGGTGAGGTACTGGTCATTGTTGACTCAATGACTGCCTTCTGGGCTGATAAGCCAGCATTGGCTAGGGCATTGAGTTATGGGCTTAGGCAAAGCCTATATGGGCCTAACCTAACAGTCATCATGACTAGCCAGTACGCGCCCACGACCGCAATGAGCTTCGGCTTTGGGCTTGAGCATGTGGCTGACGGCATAATACACATGTGGATGGATGACGTGGAGGCCGTTAAGGAGGTTAGGAGGTGGCTAATCATCAAGAAGATGAGGTTAACTAACCATTACAGTAAGGCCGTGAGGTTCAACATTACTGAGAAGGGTATTATACCCCTTGAACCAAGCCTAGGGGAGGTTAACCAGGGGCCTTAGCCCGTGGATTCTAATTAACCTAACTTAGTCAACTGGCTAATGCCCCTCACTGGTGTGGTGAAGGATGCCCTTAATCAACTTGGAATCAAGTATAGTGAAGCCCTCCACGCCTTCTCAACTAAACCAGTGGTGGTTAGGGTTAGTGGTGAATCAGTAATTGGTTCATTAACCCCAGGCCTAACGCCAGTGCAATCCAGTGAACCCTTCGAAACATACGCCTTAACCTACAGTATTAGGACTAGGGGAATCCTCCTAAGCCTCATGGGTCTTAAAGAGGGGGTTAGGTTACTTGGTGGTAGGATTAGGAAGAATCACAGTGTCATTGAGGTTAACTACACTCTCAACAATGGTGGAGGCAGCATCCTAATAGACTTCAGTAGGCTTGAGGAGTACGCTAAGCCCGCTACGGCACTATGGTTAACCACTGGGGCTGGATTCAGGATTATGCGTAGTGACGGTGAATCATTCATAGCCCTCAGGAGGTTCCCAGGGATTGTGAAGCATGGTGACGCCTCCGACGCTGCAGGGGGCTTAACACTACTCCTGCTTGCCGCATCCCTAGACCCAGGCTTCGCGGAGTACCTTGAGGATGCCTTAACTTTAATTGGGGTTAATGATAGTGAGCCCTTCAGGAAGTCATCATTCATGAACCTGAGGATGATTATTAGGGATGTTTTAAGGTTCCTGGAGGATAACGTTACAGTGGATGAGGGGGTCTAAGACCCCTTAACGAGTCATGATCACTAATTAGGAGTGTTAAGCATAACCCAAGTGGATAGGAGGCTTGCGTTAGTCTTCATGGTGAGCCTAATAGCCAGCGTAGCCTACCCGCCTTTAAGCCCACTACTATGGGTTGTGAGCCTACTAACCAGGGATTGGTTCCATTGGCTCAGCCTCCTAATTTACGGTGGTAGGGTTGCACCGAGGAGTGAGGTGAGGGGTGGTAGGCTCATTACTAATGGTGAATCATACTTATTCTACGAGGCTGAGCCACTCATTGACTTATCAACAAGCCATGAGAAGGCCCTGGTGGCGTTATCCAACATGCTTAATAGGTTAAGTGGGGAGGTTGGCTTCTATAGGCTTAACAATAAGCTGTACATTAGGGTTCCTGAGGATTCGAGGGATGAGTTGGTGCTTAGGCAATTCTTCATACTGAGGCAGGTTAAGCCTAATCAGGTTGTTGGCTTAATAACCAGGTTTAACCCCATTAACCTAGCCTGGTTCAGCCTAGTTGGCTTACTCATTAAGTGGCCCCTCAACCTCCCGACAATCGTAATCATTACCGTGGCCGTAATCCTACACTCAAGGCACTTCAGCCTAAACCTTAACCAACACCCAGGCATTGGTGTTGCCTCAAGCGGTGTAGCGTTCACTAGGCTTGATTCAGGCGATAGGTTGGCCATAGCCATGGGTAACGCTGGGAGGGACTTCATCCTAATCCTTAAGCCTAATCCGGGATTCAGGGCTATTGCCACTGAGGAGTATAATCGCTATAGGGAATTAGCCGTAACCAGGGTTAGGGGTAGGTTTGAGCAGGAGGCTGAGCAGTGGCGCATAGTCCTGGATAGGCTTAATAATGGGGAGTTGGGCTTTAGGGCACTCATAATTGGTGACGTTAAGTTACCTGCAAGTAGGGTGGGTAGGGCGTTGAACCACTTGAGTGAACCCAACATTACACTACTCACTAATGATGCCCAGTACATTCCAGTATTCCAGGGGCAGGCGTTGGAGTCGGGGTTAAGTAGGGCTATTGTGGAGGTTGGCGTGGATAGGTTCAGTAACCCAATAACCCTTGACCTAGACGCCCTAGGTAATGCTCATGGGGTTGTTATTGGGCCAAGCGGCCGCGGTAAGACTAAGACCACGATGAGCCTAATCATGAGGATGCCTCAATTAAACTACCTAATCCTAGACCCTGAGGGTGAGTACTGCAGGGTGTTTAAGGATTGGCACTGCGTTAACGCTGATGAAGCCTACATTGACTACCTAGCCCCATTTAACGAGTCACCCTACGTTAAGGCTAATTACATTTACGATTCCTTCAAGCACTCATTCAATGCTGAGGATGAGGCCATCCTAAGCCTCTATGAGGGTGAGTACCCGGGTTTAATTAATGCCCTTGATTGGCTTACCGCTAACTCAAGGTACTCTAGGTACTGGAGGATGATTAGGGGTATGGCGCCGGGCAGTATAATTAGCCTCGAGGGCATGCTTAACGGTAGGGTCATTATTAATTACTCTAGGCTTAGGCAGGAGGATAGGTTAATTAGCCTAATGATGCAGGCGCTGGTTGGGGAGGTCTTTAACGCCTACTTAAATAGGCGTAGTGAGGGGGAGTTGGTTAGGCAGGTTATTATTGCTGATGAGGCTTACCTAATACTTGGCTCCAGGGCTGTTTGGAGCCTCATTAGGGCTGGGAGGAAGCGTGGCCTATCCCTATGGTTCATTACCCAAAGCATCCGTGACGCACCACCAGGGGCATTACAGAACCTCGGCTTCTCAATAATCCTAGCCGGCCCAGACGCCTACATTGATGAGGTTAGGCAGCACTTTGGTTTAAGCCAGGCTGACTACGATTGGCTTAGGCTGGATATTCCACCAAGGCTACTTGGTGGGGAGTGGGCAATGGGGATACTGTACGCGCCGCCAACACCAAGGCACGCCTACATTAGGCTTGAGCCAAGCGCACTAATGTAGGCTAATTAACCTGGGTTTACTTAACCAACATGCCTGAGCCCATTCTTAAGCCGGTTAAGGCTATTGCCCATGGAGTTAGCATTAATGGTGAGGTTGAGGAATTGTTAACTAGGCTTAAGTACGTGGGTAATGGGGTATTCATCCTTAAGGATGAACAGCAGGGTGATTTAATTAACCCAAGCATGATTAATGATGAGTGCCCAGTGGCCAGTGCATTAAGGATTAGGCATGGTGGCGTCATCGTTAGGAGGCCCAGTGACTTGAGGAGTATTGCCCTCAGTAACGTGATTCATGAAGCCTACAGTGGGGTTGTTGGGGAGTGGAATAAAGGCTGGGTTACTAGGGTTAGTTTTAGGTTAAGTAGGATTATTAAGTACAGTGGCCTTGAGTTGAGGGTAGTCCTTGAACCAGACATACTCCTAGGCATTGGGGGTGAGTGGCACTTAATTGAGGTTGAGGCGGGTAAACTGAGGCGTAGTCATGAGGCTCAGTTAGCCTTATACTGGCATCTCCTTAAGGATGAATTCAACATTGTTAAGGCCTGGTTAATAACAATTAACGCAACCATACCTTACTCAACCCGTGACTTAAACAGTATTATTAACGGGGGCTTAGGCTACTTAGCCAGCGTGAGGCGTGTCCTAGACTCATGGGGCAGTAATGGGCCAGGCATGATTATTCAGGGGAAGTGCCCATGCAGGTGGGCTCCATTATGCCCAGTTTGGGGGAGGTATTTGACTGAGGGTTATCTTAAGCCTAATTAACGTAGCGTTAACCATAATGGTGGTGAAGGGTTTAATACTCTCCCTGGCTAGGGATGGGAGGCTGAGGCTTTCAGCAGCCTTGAGGGGTGTGGTTGGGGTTAGGATTGAGGATACTAGGCATGGTGGATTAGTTGTGGTTAGGGGTGGTGAATCAACCCTCATTGGCCTCCTTGAATCATGGCGTATTGGAGTACTCCCAATGTACCCAATCCTCCTCGCCAGGCCCTTTAACCATGAGGTTAACCTAGACGGCACATACGTTTACGACATTAGATCCCCAATCCTACACTACGTCCCAAGGCTAATCCTAGGGAGTGGGGGTGAGCCTAGGTTGAGGAGGGTTAGAGTTAGGGTTAGGGGTCATGGGCTTGGGGTTGGTGATACCCTAAGGGAGACTGTTCTTCAAGTGCTTAACCAACACAGCATACTACCCTCCAGGAGGAGCAGCATCATCCTTAGTGTTGAGGCTATTAGGCTTTGGAGTGGGGGAATTAGAGTATACACTGCCCTATACCCCAAGCACTACCACGTTAAGTACCATGGGGCAGAAGCCTTAATCTAAATAAACCCAGTAAAGCAGACGGCTCAAGCCGTGAAGGGGTGGGTGTTAAACACCTTGATTGGTTTTCTTCTCTAGGATTAGTATTATGGTTAGGCTGTAGCCCTTACTCCTCAAGTGTTCCCAGAGTTCATTGTAATCAATGGGTAGTATTACTGAGTATTGCCTTGAACCAATCTTAGACACACCCCTACCCCTCAGTACCAGCCCACCCTCCAGGTTCCTTAACATGAGTTTAAGCACATCCTCCATACAAACCCACCAGTACAGTACTTAATTAGTGATCTCTAATAGGGATATTGCATGGTGAATCATAAAATCATGCATAGTCAATTCCTAGAAATAGAACGATAATGGTAAACCAATGAGAAAACTGATGCGGGGGGTGGGATTTGAACCCACGCAGGCCTACGCCAACGGGACCTGAACCCGCCCCCTTTGACCATGCTCGGGCACCCCCGCCTTTGCCTTGTTTGCTTCATTGTTTTTAAGCTTTTTCTTAATTAGCACTTACGGTATCTGCTTAAGTGCGTTATCTAAGTCATTTACTATATCCTCCACGTCCTCTAACCCAACTGATAGCCTGAGTAGGCTTTCATCGATACCCAGTTTAGCTTTATACTCCTCAGGTATTGGTTGTGCCGCACTGGTTATTGGGTACATTATTAATGATTCTGGTCCACCAAAGCTTGGGGCTGGTTTAATGATTTTCAGTGAATTAAGGAAGGCACGAACCTCCTCCTTACCCCCCTTCACCTTGAATGACACTATTCCACCGTATAGTCCATTGAACATTCTTGAGGCTAACCCGTGATATGGACTTTGCTTTAGGCCTGGGTAATAAACCTCCTTAATCTTAGAGTGATTACTTAAGTAATCAGCAATGGCCATTGCATTATCACAATGCTTCTTAACCCTTAGGTCCATTGTCTTAATCCCCCTTAACACTAGGTAGGCGTCAAGGGGCTGTATTATTGTACCCAGCCTCCTCCTCCACTGCCACATTTCCTCAATCACACTAGTATTATTAGCTACTATGGCTCCAGCCAGTATATCGTTATGCCCTGAAATGTACTTAGTGGCGCTGTGGATCACTACACTGACCCCATGTTCAATTGGCCTATAGAGTATTGGCGTAGCCATGGTGTTGTCAACAATTAGCAGTGAGTCATTATCCTTAGACACCTTGACTAAGTAATCCACATCAATAACCCTTAGCATTGGGTTAGTTAAGGTCTCAATCACTATGATTGAATTGGGGGCTGATTTAATGGCCTCAGCTAAATCCTCAGTCTCGGGCATGGTGACTATTGTTCTTACACCGAATTTATCAATGTTTAAGGCTAAGCCCAGTGTTGTTCCGTATATTTCAGCGGGGAGGATTAGCCTTGAACCAGACTTAAGTATGCTTATTAAGGCTGTGGAAACCGCAGCCATACCATTATTAGTGGCTAATGCATCAACACCATCCTCAAGCTTAGCCAATATGCGTTCAAGGTACCTGACGGTTGGGTTCTCTTCCCTGGAGTACTTTAAGTCAAACCCCCTATCTGATAAATTAGCTTCAATGATTTGCCTGAAGGGTGTTGACAAGTATATTGGTGGTACTACTGATCCATACTCATCAACATGGTCATGCCCATGAATTGAATCAGTTGCCTTACCCATTACTTAACCCTTAAAGGGCCTTTATAAAAATACTTCACCCAAGGACCAGATCACTAATGCCTTAACTTAAGCCTTCCCAGTTCCCCCTAGTTCATACTTTGCCTGAACCTGCCTAACTGGCCTGCTCCTATTCATGAACCATAATGCCAGTTTACTCAGCATTTCATTAACCTTATCTGGCATTTCACCGGCTAGGTTAGCCCTCTCCCTTGGGTCCTTGGTTAGGTTGTATAATTCATGGTTGCCGTCAGGCCTGTAGATTAGGCTCCATTCACCATCCCTAATACACCTATCCACAGCCTCATGATACCCCATTATTGCGTATGCCCTATGCCTACTAGCCGAGCCGTTTAGAATGCTTGCGAAACTCCTACCGGCAAGTGGGTAAGTGTAGGTTTCAGGTAGACCTAGGAGTTCAATTAATGTTGGTAGTACGTCTGGGAATTGCACAATGGCGTCAGTAACAAGGTGCCTACCGTTAGGTAGCCTAACCATGAATGGGACCTTAAGTAGCTCACTGTATAGCCTATCCCCACCCTTAAGGAACTTACCGTGATCAGCCAATGGATGCCCGTGGTCAGCTAGGAGTATTATTATTGACTGTTCAAGTAGGCCAAGATCCCTCAAGGCATTGTAGAATTCACCGAAGTAGTGGTCAACGTAGGATACTTCACCGGCGTAGAGACCCCTAATGTAGTTAATCTGCCCTTGGCTATACCACTTACCGGCATCACCACCCATGGGCATTATTAACCTAGGCCCCTTGTAACTGGGGTCAGTGTACTTGTCAAACCTTGGTGGTGGGAACCATGGTTCATGTGGGTCAAAGCTATCCACCCAAAGCATGAACCTACCAGTCCTCCTATAGGCATCCCTAACCCAATTAACCGCAGTGTTAAACACCCTAGCCGCGAACCAATCACCCTCACTCCTCCAATCATCAATGTTAGCTAGGAATTGGGCCACAAGCTCAGCATAGCTTCTAGAACCAACATAGTTGCTGTAGTAGTCCTTAGTCACGTAATCCTCAACACGCCTATTAACCGGTGGTGGAATACCGTAAGTATCATACTCCTGACCCCTAATGAAGAACCAAGTGTTGAAGCCCTTAGTGTAATTCATACTAGGCTTAAACAAGTGGTACGTGTCCGAGATTAAGCCAGTAAAGTACCCTAAACCCCTAAGGAGCTCGGGCATCGTGTATGAGTCTGGGTGCATTGGTGACCATGGGTGGTATGGTAGCGTGAACTGACCAGTCAACAACTCCTCCCTAACAGGAATAGTGGGTAAACCAGATGGGTAAGCGTTAGTGAAGACCACGCTCTCGGAAGCCAACCTATCAAGGTTAGGAGTATCAGGTGGAGGGACATTATCAAAAACCCTAGGCCAACCGTAAAGCCCCCTATAGAAGCCAACGTGATCCTGCCTAAGACTATCCAAAACAACAACCACAACATTCAAATCAGGCACAGTCATAAATGCTAAACCTCAGAGTGTGTTTAATAAACATGATCCCTACCTTAGACGTGCTTTAGTTGTTCTATACTTAGCTAGGCTTGGTTTTTGAGGAAGACTATTAAAGGGTTACTGAACTTGTTAGGGAGTTTAATGCTAAAGTTGCAGTAAGTGAGTTCCCTTATAAGGCTAAGGAAGTAAGGGTAATCAGCTTAGGTATAGGATTCACCAATGGAGTGTTGTTAAATTTCTTAGTATGTTAAATATCCACATCTACGGTAGTTGATATAGAGTTAATTAAACTTTACCTTGGTTTATCATAGGGAAATCAGTATTAGGAA is a window encoding:
- a CDS encoding ATPase domain-containing protein, translating into MATAPVARVRTVDWLDKMLNGGLPKGTWTVITGGPGVGKSVLTILIAGGNLKTMPIIYVTTESSFRDVVRQAGLFGLDLGNAVSLHDILTGKANAGESNMIVIDLFSLYRQYRELIRGEGGRKPSRALSIEVLKSAVSRALEELGLLEGNGRITGEVLVIVDSMTAFWADKPALARALSYGLRQSLYGPNLTVIMTSQYAPTTAMSFGFGLEHVADGIIHMWMDDVEAVKEVRRWLIIKKMRLTNHYSKAVRFNITEKGIIPLEPSLGEVNQGP
- a CDS encoding DUF87 domain-containing protein, producing the protein MDRRLALVFMVSLIASVAYPPLSPLLWVVSLLTRDWFHWLSLLIYGGRVAPRSEVRGGRLITNGESYLFYEAEPLIDLSTSHEKALVALSNMLNRLSGEVGFYRLNNKLYIRVPEDSRDELVLRQFFILRQVKPNQVVGLITRFNPINLAWFSLVGLLIKWPLNLPTIVIITVAVILHSRHFSLNLNQHPGIGVASSGVAFTRLDSGDRLAIAMGNAGRDFILILKPNPGFRAIATEEYNRYRELAVTRVRGRFEQEAEQWRIVLDRLNNGELGFRALIIGDVKLPASRVGRALNHLSEPNITLLTNDAQYIPVFQGQALESGLSRAIVEVGVDRFSNPITLDLDALGNAHGVVIGPSGRGKTKTTMSLIMRMPQLNYLILDPEGEYCRVFKDWHCVNADEAYIDYLAPFNESPYVKANYIYDSFKHSFNAEDEAILSLYEGEYPGLINALDWLTANSRYSRYWRMIRGMAPGSIISLEGMLNGRVIINYSRLRQEDRLISLMMQALVGEVFNAYLNRRSEGELVRQVIIADEAYLILGSRAVWSLIRAGRKRGLSLWFITQSIRDAPPGALQNLGFSIILAGPDAYIDEVRQHFGLSQADYDWLRLDIPPRLLGGEWAMGILYAPPTPRHAYIRLEPSALM
- a CDS encoding cystathionine gamma-synthase family protein, producing MGKATDSIHGHDHVDEYGSVVPPIYLSTPFRQIIEANLSDRGFDLKYSREENPTVRYLERILAKLEDGVDALATNNGMAAVSTALISILKSGSRLILPAEIYGTTLGLALNIDKFGVRTIVTMPETEDLAEAIKSAPNSIIVIETLTNPMLRVIDVDYLVKVSKDNDSLLIVDNTMATPILYRPIEHGVSVVIHSATKYISGHNDILAGAIVANNTSVIEEMWQWRRRLGTIIQPLDAYLVLRGIKTMDLRVKKHCDNAMAIADYLSNHSKIKEVYYPGLKQSPYHGLASRMFNGLYGGIVSFKVKGGKEEVRAFLNSLKIIKPAPSFGGPESLIMYPITSAAQPIPEEYKAKLGIDESLLRLSVGLEDVEDIVNDLDNALKQIP
- a CDS encoding sulfatase; translated protein: MTVPDLNVVVVVLDSLRQDHVGFYRGLYGWPRVFDNVPPPDTPNLDRLASESVVFTNAYPSGLPTIPVREELLTGQFTLPYHPWSPMHPDSYTMPELLRGLGYFTGLISDTYHLFKPSMNYTKGFNTWFFIRGQEYDTYGIPPPVNRRVEDYVTKDYYSNYVGSRSYAELVAQFLANIDDWRSEGDWFAARVFNTAVNWVRDAYRRTGRFMLWVDSFDPHEPWFPPPRFDKYTDPSYKGPRLIMPMGGDAGKWYSQGQINYIRGLYAGEVSYVDHYFGEFYNALRDLGLLEQSIIILLADHGHPLADHGKFLKGGDRLYSELLKVPFMVRLPNGRHLVTDAIVQFPDVLPTLIELLGLPETYTYPLAGRSFASILNGSASRHRAYAIMGYHEAVDRCIRDGEWSLIYRPDGNHELYNLTKDPRERANLAGEMPDKVNEMLSKLALWFMNRSRPVRQVQAKYELGGTGKA